Proteins found in one Xenopus laevis strain J_2021 chromosome 1L, Xenopus_laevis_v10.1, whole genome shotgun sequence genomic segment:
- the LOC108698063 gene encoding uncharacterized protein LOC108698063, which yields MGCNCCRLCHSYTVETDTVQGNGYVNEALSCPPSESDWSKTETITITDLLNEEQKKLERDKLRGSQDPHAGEEKNNEKNYEIDPPTYILDLNSNGEIPENNYHSPTTDSQDNGIKRVSEEPECIQHELISSTQKTSSLTESAILDVLNDDLLLKHSDHNSDSLGNDQKHAPKSDEPQSEHKSSTVLKGEEQIVNDKSSLVALMLARNSLRGPLSGPSVGPQNDDVDPDVAEALAALAAALAGEDS from the exons ATGGGGTGCAATTGCTGTAGGCTGTGTCACAG TTATACAGTTGAGACAGATACAGTACAAGGAAATGGATATGTGAATGAAGCACTCAGCTGCCCTCCCAGTGAGAGCGACTGGTCCAAGACCGAGACCATAACCATTACTGATCTTCTCAATGAAGAGCAGAAAAAACTAGAACGTGACAAACTCCGTGGTTCGCAGGATCCACATGCTGGAGaggaaaagaacaatgagaaaaaCTATGAGATTGACCCTCCCACATATATCTTGGACTTGAACTCCAATGGTGAAATCCCAGAGAATAACTACCATTCCCCAACCACAGACTCTCAGGACAATGGTATAAAACGGGTCTCAGAAGAGCCTGAATGTATTCAACATGAACTCATCAGTTCCACGCAAAAGACCAGTTCCCTAACAGAAAGTGCTATCTTAGATGTGCTAAACGATGACTTATTGTTGAAGCACAGCGATCATAATTCGGATTCTCTGGGCAATGATCAAAAACATGCACCGAAATCTGATGAGCCTCAGAGTGAGCACAAATCAAGCACTGTGTTGAAAGGTGAGGAACAAATTGTGAATGATAAAAGTTCTTTGGTGGCCCTCATGCTTGCTAGAAATTCACTCAGAGGACCACTCAGCGGGCCCAGTGTGGGACCACAAAATGACGACGTGGATCCAGATGTTGCAGAGGCTTTGGCTGCCTTAGCAGCTGCTCTGGCTGGAGAAGACAGTTAA